Proteins encoded in a region of the Methanobrevibacter millerae genome:
- the nudC gene encoding NAD(+) diphosphatase, producing MIEKSVYEDYEIEFSDTYTSNDAYYFAFNENRELYLKNKKLITEVNELDINFSLFIGKYKNKDCFVVNANFKAGFDLREVYEFDKDLYLMGTKAVLVNDWYISHQFCGRCGTQTQVDEKDMMLKCPSCGQVHYPRIAPAIIVAIRNEDKLLMAKHSYHDNIRYALIAGFVEPGESIEEAVHREVKEEVGIKIKNLKYLKSQSWPFPNSLMLGFEAEYDSGIIKVDGDEIVKAKWFKKEEIIRYESDISISDWLIQKFINEN from the coding sequence ATGATAGAAAAATCCGTCTACGAAGATTATGAAATAGAATTCAGCGATACATACACCAGCAATGATGCCTATTATTTTGCTTTCAATGAAAACAGAGAGTTGTATTTGAAAAATAAGAAATTAATTACAGAGGTTAATGAATTAGATATTAATTTCTCATTATTCATAGGCAAATACAAAAATAAGGACTGTTTTGTTGTAAATGCCAATTTTAAAGCGGGTTTCGATTTAAGGGAAGTCTATGAATTTGACAAAGATTTATACCTAATGGGTACAAAAGCTGTTTTAGTTAACGATTGGTATATATCACATCAATTTTGCGGAAGATGTGGAACACAAACACAAGTAGATGAAAAGGACATGATGTTAAAATGCCCTTCCTGCGGACAAGTGCACTATCCGCGCATCGCTCCTGCAATTATTGTGGCTATCCGAAATGAGGATAAACTTCTTATGGCAAAACACTCATACCATGACAACATCAGATATGCTTTGATAGCAGGATTTGTAGAACCTGGCGAGTCAATAGAAGAAGCAGTCCACAGAGAAGTAAAAGAAGAAGTTGGAATCAAAATTAAAAACCTGAAATATCTAAAAAGCCAATCATGGCCATTTCCAAACTCACTGATGCTGGGCTTTGAAGCCGAATATGACTCCGGTATCATCAAAGTAGACGGAGATGAAATTGTAAAGGCAAAATGGTTTAAAAAAGAAGAAATTATTCGTTATGAATCAGACATAAGCATTTCTGATTGGCTAATACAGAAATTCATTAATGAGAATTAA